TCGTGTGCGGGAATCTGGGAGCACAGGGCGCGCACCCAGGTCGTCTTCCCCGACCCTTGGATTCCCGAGACCACGATGCTCTTGCCCGCCCTGACGCAGGCGGAGACGAAGTCAGCCAGCGCGGGGCTGCACGCGCCCCGCAGATGCACCATCTGCTCCATCGAGACTTCGACGAGGCGGTGGCGTCGGATGACGACGGAGGTGTGGGCGGTGACCCAGGAGGCGGCGGCGAGGCGTGCGCCGCCGGGCAGTCGCAGGTGCAGGCTGGGTCGTGCTTCGGTGAACGGACGGTTCTGCCGGGCTCCGAGGTCGGCGAGGAACTCGCGGAGGTCATCCTCGGAGTCCGCGACCGGCGGCCCCTCGGACACGGTGCCATCGGACGCCTCGAGCCACACGGTGATGCTGGTTCCGCGAGCGATGATGATGATGTTCTCCAAGGACTCGTCATCGACGAGCGGCTGCAGGCGGCCCAACCCGAAGATCGCGTCGTAGAGCGCCTGACGCAGCTGCTCCTCCTGCGCCGAGGTCCAGCCGGGTTGGCCGGACGAGACGCGTTCCTCCGACTCGGCACGAACCAGCTCGGCGATCACCGCGAGACCGACCTGCTCGCGTTCGTCGTCCGTGAGCCGGTTGCCCTCCTTCTCGAGCCGAGCCGTGAGTCGAGCCGACGCCTCGGTCCGGAGCTGCGCCACCACCTCTGACCCCACGACATCAGACCGATGCCCTACACCCGAGGCGGGCTCCGGGATCAGCGCACGCACTCCGCCGCCACCGGGTCCACCGTCGGGTCCGCCACTTCCTCCCCAGAGCGCAACCTCGCCCAGCGCTCCATCAGCGAACATCGGGAGGTCCCCCAGGTCTGGAGGATCTGGAGGCTCTGTCTGGTCTGGCGGGTCTGAAGAGTCGACTCGCGTCCGGCGGTCGTGGTCGCTGGCTCGCTCGGACATCGGTCGGGGTGCAGAGGCGGCTCGACCTTCGCCTCGCAGGTGGGCGAACCTCGACCCTGATCGTGCCGGACTCGTCCGGTCGGCGTCTGCCCCGAGCGCGTCGCTCTCATCCCCCGGGTTCTGTTCGGTGGTCATGACCGGCCTGCCGTGAGGGGCGCTGCCGCAGTGACCGCGGACGTGGGCTTGGGCAGATCGGGACGTGCGGCGATGTGGCTCGTGATGGCGCCTGCCGCGGCCCGATAGCTCGCGAGGAGTGTGGACCCGGCGAACTTGCGCGGGGGTCGTGCCCCGTGGGAGTAGACCGCAGCTGCGTCGGGTGCCCACGGCAGCGTGCTCACGACGGGCAACTTCAGCGCTTTCTCGATCTGCCGGGGCATGTAGGGCCGCACGGGCGGGATCCCGTCGACCTGGATCGGCCAGCGCCGACGTTCATCCACGGCCAGAATCCCCGTGCGGTGACCTCCTCCGAGGGCCGCGAAGTCCTCGCGCAGTGTGTCGGCGTACGACCGGACGGCCGCTAGCGCAGGCAGCGACGTCCGGGTCACCAGAAGTGCGAGGTCGGCGCCGAGAATCAGCTCGCGCGGTGATCCGGCGAGACCGAGCCGGCCAGCGTCGACGATCACGTCCTGTCCCTGGTCGTTCATCGCTCGCAGCTGCTCGACCAGCGGTTCCCACAGCGCCACCACGCTGGGCGCCTGCCTGTGGTCACGGATGCCGGCAAGGAACCAGACCGACCCCACAGCCGCACCAGTCGCCGCCGTCGCCGACGTGCCGAGTGGATGGTGGTGTGGTGGAGGGTCGAGGACCAGCGTCTCGTGCGGGAGAACCGCGGCCAGCTCACCATCGCGCTGCGCGAGTGCCAGACGGATCAGCCCGCCGCCGGGGGCCTGGGTGCCGCGCAGATAACCGGCGAACACCGCTGATGCACCGCTCGGGTCTGCATCGACCAGGAGCACAGGCCGGTGCCAGGCGAACGCCAGCCCCAGCGCCGTCGTGCTCGCGCCGGGCGACCCTCCGGCGGAAAACACCACGACCAGCGCCATGTCACTTCTCCCGGGTCTCCAGCACGAGCGCGACGCCGCCCCGAGCTGCTACTGCCGCCAGCTCAGCGGCCTCGTCAGAGGCCACCGTGACATCGACGACCGTGCTCCCGGTCTCGGCGACATCGGACATGTTGACCACGGCCGCGTCGATGGTGCGGAGCGTCTGTCCGAGACCCCCCGATCCGTCGGCGCCCTCCGGGGTCAGGACCAACCGCACCTGGTCACCAGCGTAGAGCGGCTCC
Above is a genomic segment from Nocardioides okcheonensis containing:
- a CDS encoding CpaF family protein is translated as MVAQLRTEASARLTARLEKEGNRLTDDEREQVGLAVIAELVRAESEERVSSGQPGWTSAQEEQLRQALYDAIFGLGRLQPLVDDESLENIIIIARGTSITVWLEASDGTVSEGPPVADSEDDLREFLADLGARQNRPFTEARPSLHLRLPGGARLAAASWVTAHTSVVIRRHRLVEVSMEQMVHLRGACSPALADFVSACVRAGKSIVVSGIQGSGKTTWVRALCSQIPAHEMIGTFETEFELHLHEMTDRHRIVHAWEHRPGSGEVGAAGRQAGEFTLEEAIHDSFRFNLDRQIVGEVRGPEVWSMLKAMESGPGSISTTHARSAEHTVEKLVSCAMESGPQVTRELAISKIASAIDVVIYLHADIVEEPDGTQRKRRWVHEVLVVEPSPDAVMGYSATSAFCPDATGPAGPAVATGELSDRLCRDLIRHGFDLDAYNAESTRSRTLNRDLTRGAGAS
- a CDS encoding P-loop NTPase family protein, which encodes MALVVVFSAGGSPGASTTALGLAFAWHRPVLLVDADPSGASAVFAGYLRGTQAPGGGLIRLALAQRDGELAAVLPHETLVLDPPPHHHPLGTSATAATGAAVGSVWFLAGIRDHRQAPSVVALWEPLVEQLRAMNDQGQDVIVDAGRLGLAGSPRELILGADLALLVTRTSLPALAAVRSYADTLREDFAALGGGHRTGILAVDERRRWPIQVDGIPPVRPYMPRQIEKALKLPVVSTLPWAPDAAAVYSHGARPPRKFAGSTLLASYRAAAGAITSHIAARPDLPKPTSAVTAAAPLTAGRS